A single window of Nocardia sp. NBC_01327 DNA harbors:
- a CDS encoding Ig-like domain repeat protein, whose product MSAVSMHAFDPNDYRKRVLAAVERRGGIDHSDAFELYDIPLDEAPRLGDDEVRARIEEVWGFWQKQRDHPKYRVLAGLLVDEHAQLSAPLLDAGMRRIEAERVKHLRARRDSERYEMLDSAIERLVQRHGAIPPGKIPGLEDIGKLSGLDPAEVQARLRRHRILDEAAAPDSAPAGVSVQRRQQIRKLLAEYDRLLPGDPVPTLLALLGLDFTKARQTSEIRLRAEALRARTRELPPGRVRVVLDELLVHVSDLLEPGGSAMDAYLQAIIDDVTDLLRPKVRAAVLVEDRLVEGDHDYLIGEAIAAGLDRPAAERVILALADELGTTVDGAQPPPISYTRTRPSSGTTSQATGAGANPVAGRAEAGTGSAESADTAQSRTGAGNSGANTGSSRTSSGAAYAGSGADEGRGGTDSPDHGAASGYRRTSGGAQAPVRPWEEPLKAARAALRAGHPRAAASNVAQAQRSVGDDSLGATSVRPIAELVERVLAEALVRWRGARVGCAGRRYVEALDHLEYLQRAAADVPNPESGGPSLEELTAQARTALAEADRLFAAAPAAPVAARMRALRAIFDICADHADTTAALSMLPVDAPGQVTANRKPDGTVVIAWSPSTTEQSEYRVTRLQPDGSWRVVGRTRGTALEDGAAMAGPVPVYGVVASVSGRASEVTRSDGQARPQEATPAAPDEDPTPGGMPAVRDLAERAGLLLFEWPTGITEVMVVARADAPPVDPDDARADRKWKVTNTRYEIDGGAKLPTDLLRPCHLGVASCRREPTGALTVAAGFAPAARIRLDR is encoded by the coding sequence GTGAGCGCGGTATCCATGCACGCCTTCGATCCGAACGATTACCGCAAACGAGTGCTCGCGGCCGTGGAACGCCGCGGCGGCATCGACCACTCGGATGCGTTCGAGCTGTACGACATTCCGCTCGACGAGGCGCCCCGGCTCGGTGATGACGAGGTGCGGGCGCGCATCGAGGAGGTGTGGGGCTTCTGGCAGAAGCAGCGCGACCATCCCAAGTACCGGGTGCTGGCCGGACTGCTCGTCGATGAGCACGCGCAGCTGTCCGCCCCGCTGCTCGATGCGGGAATGCGCCGGATCGAGGCCGAACGGGTCAAACACCTGCGGGCGCGCCGGGATTCCGAGCGCTACGAAATGCTCGACTCCGCCATCGAACGACTTGTGCAGCGGCACGGCGCAATTCCGCCCGGCAAGATTCCCGGGCTGGAGGATATCGGCAAGCTGAGCGGTCTCGATCCCGCCGAGGTGCAGGCTCGGCTGCGGCGGCATCGTATCCTCGACGAGGCCGCCGCCCCGGACTCCGCGCCCGCCGGGGTGAGTGTGCAACGGCGGCAGCAGATTCGGAAGCTGCTCGCCGAATACGACCGCCTGCTGCCCGGCGATCCGGTGCCCACCCTGCTGGCTCTGCTCGGCCTGGATTTCACCAAGGCCCGGCAGACCTCCGAAATCCGTTTGCGCGCAGAGGCTTTGCGCGCCCGCACCCGCGAACTGCCGCCCGGCCGGGTACGCGTGGTGCTGGACGAGTTGCTCGTACACGTCAGCGACCTGCTCGAACCCGGCGGCAGCGCCATGGACGCCTACCTGCAGGCCATCATCGACGACGTCACCGATCTGTTGCGTCCCAAGGTCCGCGCGGCGGTGCTCGTCGAAGACCGCCTGGTAGAGGGTGATCACGACTACCTGATCGGCGAAGCCATCGCCGCAGGACTCGACCGCCCCGCCGCCGAACGCGTAATCCTCGCCCTCGCAGACGAACTCGGCACCACCGTGGACGGCGCGCAGCCGCCGCCTATCTCGTACACCCGCACCAGGCCGTCCTCCGGCACGACGTCGCAGGCGACCGGCGCCGGGGCAAACCCGGTGGCCGGGCGAGCCGAGGCCGGTACGGGGAGCGCGGAATCGGCGGATACGGCACAGTCCCGGACCGGCGCTGGGAACTCGGGGGCCAATACCGGGTCTTCGCGGACGAGTTCCGGTGCGGCATATGCGGGTTCGGGCGCTGACGAGGGCCGGGGCGGGACCGATTCGCCGGACCATGGCGCGGCCTCCGGTTACCGCCGCACGTCCGGGGGCGCGCAGGCGCCGGTCCGGCCGTGGGAGGAGCCGCTGAAGGCGGCTCGGGCGGCGCTGCGGGCGGGGCATCCGCGTGCGGCGGCTTCCAATGTGGCGCAGGCGCAGCGGAGTGTCGGGGACGACAGCCTCGGGGCGACCTCGGTGCGGCCGATTGCCGAACTGGTGGAGCGGGTGCTTGCCGAGGCGCTGGTGCGCTGGCGTGGTGCGCGCGTCGGATGTGCGGGCAGGCGATATGTGGAGGCGCTCGATCATCTCGAGTATCTGCAGCGCGCGGCCGCCGATGTGCCCAATCCGGAGAGCGGCGGACCGAGTCTGGAGGAGCTGACGGCGCAGGCGCGGACCGCGCTCGCCGAGGCCGATCGGTTGTTCGCGGCGGCACCGGCCGCCCCGGTCGCCGCCCGAATGCGTGCACTGCGTGCGATTTTCGATATCTGCGCCGATCACGCCGACACCACCGCGGCGCTGTCGATGCTGCCGGTCGACGCACCCGGTCAGGTGACGGCGAATCGCAAACCCGATGGCACGGTGGTGATCGCCTGGTCGCCGTCCACCACGGAGCAGAGCGAATACCGCGTCACCCGTTTACAACCGGATGGTTCCTGGCGGGTGGTCGGCCGCACGCGGGGCACCGCGCTCGAGGACGGTGCGGCAATGGCCGGTCCGGTGCCCGTGTACGGCGTTGTCGCCTCGGTCTCGGGCCGCGCCTCGGAGGTGACCCGCTCGGACGGGCAGGCCCGGCCGCAGGAGGCCACTCCCGCAGCCCCCGACGAAGATCCCACACCCGGCGGTATGCCTGCCGTCCGCGACCTGGCCGAACGAGCCGGGCTCCTACTCTTCGAATGGCCCACCGGCATCACCGAGGTCATGGTGGTCGCGCGCGCCGACGCACCGCCGGTCGACCCGGACGATGCGCGGGCCGACCGCAAATGGAAGGTCACCAACACCCGCTATGAGATCGACGGCGGTGCAAAACTTCCCACTGATCTCCTGCGCCCCTGCCATCTCGGGGTCGCCTCCTGCCGGCGGGAACCCACCGGAGCGCTGACGGTCGCCGCGGGCTTCGCACCCGCCGCCCGGATTCGGCTGGATCGCTGA
- a CDS encoding metallophosphoesterase family protein, with protein MAVSDIHVGHQGNKPVVEAIRADSPEDWLILAGDVGEKTDDFRWALETLRRQFAKVIWVPGNHELWTTAKDPVQMHGAGRYDYLVSICRDLDVVTPEDPFPVWEGAGAEAYGGAVTLVPMFLLYDYSWLPKGTTTKAEGLALARERNVVATDEFLLSSEPYLTRDAWCHARVKYTQRRLDALPADTPVVLINHFPLLREITDMLWYPEFALWCGTDLTADWHTSYNVVCSVYGHLHIPRTTFHDGVRFEEVSLGYPREWQRRGLPDQLLRQILPVPDYGDTLNEWGGHFKITPEMREAGLKMQEQAQKRRGLA; from the coding sequence ATGGCGGTGAGCGACATCCATGTCGGGCATCAGGGCAATAAACCCGTGGTCGAGGCGATCCGGGCGGATTCACCCGAGGACTGGCTGATCCTCGCCGGTGATGTGGGGGAGAAGACCGACGATTTCCGCTGGGCGCTGGAAACCCTGCGCCGCCAGTTCGCCAAGGTGATCTGGGTGCCGGGCAATCACGAATTGTGGACCACGGCAAAGGATCCCGTACAGATGCACGGGGCCGGGCGTTACGACTACCTGGTGTCGATCTGCCGTGATCTGGATGTGGTCACGCCGGAGGATCCGTTCCCGGTGTGGGAGGGCGCGGGCGCGGAGGCGTACGGCGGCGCGGTGACCCTGGTCCCGATGTTCCTGCTCTACGACTACTCCTGGCTGCCGAAGGGCACCACCACCAAGGCCGAGGGCCTGGCCCTGGCCCGGGAGCGCAATGTGGTGGCCACCGACGAATTCCTGCTCTCCTCGGAGCCGTACCTGACCCGCGACGCCTGGTGCCACGCCCGCGTGAAGTACACCCAGCGCCGCCTGGACGCGCTGCCCGCGGACACCCCGGTGGTGCTGATCAATCATTTCCCGCTGCTGCGGGAGATCACCGACATGCTCTGGTACCCCGAGTTCGCGCTCTGGTGCGGCACCGACCTCACCGCCGACTGGCACACCAGCTACAACGTGGTGTGCTCGGTCTACGGGCATCTGCACATTCCGCGCACCACCTTCCATGACGGGGTGCGCTTCGAAGAGGTCTCGCTCGGTTATCCCCGGGAGTGGCAGCGGCGCGGTCTGCCCGACCAATTGCTGCGGCAGATCCTGCCCGTGCCCGATTACGGTGACACGCTCAATGAGTGGGGCGGGCATTTCAAGATCACCCCCGAGATGCGGGAAGCCGGTCTGAAGATGCAGGAGCAGGCGCAGAAGCGGCGCGGGCTGGCATAA
- a CDS encoding DoxX family protein: protein MAPLVVLAVVTGLTRLIGWLTGYAWLDSWPHTTALGLAAMFAMTAGAHFVQPKRSELIAMVPPQFPNAGAMVTLTGVLEAAGAVGLLLPPFPRIAAVCLFLLLLIMFPANVRAAKQDAGVKTMPLPLRTVVQAIFLGACAIVAVG, encoded by the coding sequence ATGGCCCCGCTGGTTGTACTCGCCGTCGTGACCGGACTCACCCGACTCATCGGGTGGCTCACCGGTTATGCCTGGCTCGATTCCTGGCCGCACACCACGGCCCTGGGACTGGCCGCCATGTTCGCCATGACCGCCGGCGCGCACTTCGTGCAGCCGAAGCGCAGCGAGCTGATCGCCATGGTCCCGCCGCAGTTCCCGAACGCCGGGGCCATGGTGACCCTCACCGGTGTCCTGGAGGCGGCGGGTGCGGTGGGACTGCTGCTCCCGCCGTTCCCCCGCATCGCCGCCGTCTGCCTGTTCCTGCTGCTGCTCATCATGTTCCCGGCGAATGTGCGTGCCGCGAAACAGGATGCGGGAGTCAAGACCATGCCGCTTCCGCTGCGGACCGTGGTGCAGGCGATCTTCCTCGGCGCGTGCGCCATAGTCGCGGTGGGCTGA
- a CDS encoding TetR/AcrR family transcriptional regulator: MAKTGYHHGDLRATILAAAAEQIATDGVDAVSLRGLARRAEVSHAAPAHHFGDRAGLLTALAIEGFELLTVEMNAAGTDFHAAAIAYIRFALRHPGHFDVMFRRDLLRGDDPQLAQARNRSGAALRSGVAAEQPDHSERGQLATQLAAWSIVHGFAVLWREGALENSALAFDQDPEALARTMIATVRFE, from the coding sequence ATGGCGAAAACCGGCTACCACCACGGAGATCTGCGGGCCACCATCCTGGCGGCGGCCGCCGAGCAGATCGCGACCGACGGTGTCGACGCCGTCTCCCTGCGCGGCCTGGCCCGGCGCGCCGAGGTCTCCCATGCCGCGCCCGCGCATCACTTCGGTGATCGCGCGGGCCTGCTCACCGCACTGGCCATTGAGGGCTTCGAACTGCTGACGGTGGAGATGAACGCGGCCGGCACGGATTTCCACGCGGCCGCGATCGCGTACATACGGTTCGCGCTGCGGCATCCGGGCCACTTCGATGTGATGTTCCGCCGCGATCTGCTGCGCGGCGACGATCCGCAATTGGCCCAGGCGCGCAACAGATCCGGCGCGGCCCTGCGCTCGGGGGTCGCCGCCGAACAGCCGGACCACTCCGAGCGCGGACAGCTGGCCACCCAGCTCGCCGCCTGGTCCATCGTGCACGGCTTCGCGGTGCTGTGGCGCGAAGGCGCGCTGGAGAATTCGGCACTCGCCTTCGATCAGGACCCGGAAGCCCTGGCCCGCACCATGATTGCCACCGTGCGCTTCGAATGA
- the npt gene encoding 4'-phosphopantetheinyl transferase Npt, with protein MLGSILPLGVASAELLAYPEGLKPHPAEEHLIARAVEKRRRDFIGARYCARQALAQLGEPAVAIGKGGTGEPLLPRGIVGSLTHCDGYRAAALGHRLRFRSIGIDAEPHAALPDGVLDSVSLPPERDWLATVLPGTGLHLDRLLFCAKEATYKAWFPLTGRWLGFEDAHITFTVDEESAGTGAGTFHTRLLIPGHTTDGGDPLHSFDGRWAITDGLILTAIVEA; from the coding sequence ATTCTCGGGAGCATCCTCCCCCTCGGCGTCGCCTCGGCCGAACTGCTGGCGTACCCGGAGGGGCTGAAGCCGCACCCCGCCGAGGAGCATCTGATCGCGCGGGCCGTGGAGAAGCGGCGGCGCGATTTCATCGGCGCGCGGTACTGCGCCCGGCAGGCACTGGCCCAGCTCGGTGAGCCCGCGGTGGCCATCGGCAAGGGCGGCACCGGCGAACCGCTGCTTCCGCGCGGCATTGTCGGCAGCCTCACGCACTGCGACGGCTATCGGGCGGCGGCGCTCGGCCACAGATTGCGTTTCCGTTCCATCGGCATCGATGCCGAACCGCATGCGGCACTGCCCGACGGTGTGCTCGACTCGGTGAGCCTGCCGCCCGAAAGGGATTGGCTCGCAACGGTTCTGCCCGGCACCGGCCTGCATCTGGACCGACTGCTGTTCTGCGCCAAGGAGGCGACCTACAAGGCGTGGTTCCCCCTGACCGGCCGCTGGCTCGGTTTCGAGGACGCGCACATCACCTTCACCGTGGACGAGGAGTCCGCGGGCACCGGTGCGGGCACCTTCCATACGCGTCTGCTGATTCCGGGGCACACCACCGACGGCGGCGACCCGCTGCACAGCTTCGACGGTCGCTGGGCGATCACCGACGGACTCATTCTGACCGCGATCGTGGAGGCCTGA
- the truB gene encoding tRNA pseudouridine(55) synthase TruB, giving the protein MGEKRTPVVDALGGLLIVDKDGGWTSHDVVAKSRGLLRTKKVGHAGTLDPMATGVLVLGVERATKILGQLILTTKAYTATIRLGQSTITDDAEGEVTATTSAAHLTDAEIAAGVAELTGDIQQVPATVSAIKINGERAYARARAGEDVQLAARPVTVSRFEILERRDIDTGTAQFVDLDVEVDCTSGTYIRALARDLGEKLGVGGHLTALRRTRVGPFTLEHARTLATLAAAAEAGDPLLSLDIDEAVRAAFPIRDIDDTQAEDLRNGRWLEPAGLPGVYAAVDSSGRAIALLKESGKRAASVLVIRPANLP; this is encoded by the coding sequence ATGGGCGAGAAGAGGACACCCGTTGTCGATGCGCTCGGCGGGCTGCTGATCGTCGATAAGGACGGCGGCTGGACCAGTCACGATGTGGTCGCCAAGAGCCGAGGGCTGTTGCGCACCAAGAAGGTCGGGCATGCGGGCACCCTCGACCCCATGGCGACCGGTGTACTGGTGCTGGGCGTGGAGCGGGCCACCAAGATTCTCGGCCAGCTGATCCTGACCACCAAAGCGTACACGGCGACGATTCGCCTGGGGCAGTCCACCATTACCGATGACGCCGAGGGCGAGGTCACCGCGACCACCTCCGCCGCGCACCTCACCGATGCCGAGATCGCCGCCGGCGTAGCCGAATTGACCGGCGATATCCAGCAGGTCCCGGCCACCGTCAGCGCCATCAAGATCAATGGTGAGCGCGCCTACGCCCGCGCCCGCGCCGGGGAGGACGTCCAGCTGGCCGCCCGCCCCGTCACCGTGAGTCGCTTCGAGATTCTCGAGCGCCGCGATATCGACACCGGCACAGCGCAATTCGTCGATCTCGACGTCGAGGTCGACTGCACCTCCGGCACCTACATCCGTGCCCTGGCCCGTGATCTCGGCGAAAAGCTCGGTGTCGGTGGACATCTCACCGCCCTGCGCCGCACCCGCGTAGGCCCCTTCACCCTCGAACACGCACGCACCCTCGCGACCCTGGCCGCCGCGGCGGAGGCGGGCGACCCCCTGCTGAGCCTGGATATCGACGAGGCGGTGCGCGCGGCCTTCCCGATCCGCGATATCGACGACACCCAGGCCGAAGACCTCCGCAACGGCCGCTGGCTCGAACCCGCCGGTCTGCCGGGCGTCTACGCCGCGGTGGATTCCTCCGGCCGCGCCATCGCCCTCCTGAAGGAGAGCGGCAAGCGCGCCGCGTCGGTCCTGGTGATCCGCCCCGCGAACCTCCCCTGA
- a CDS encoding LysR family transcriptional regulator: MVELRQLRYFVAVAEELHFRRAAERLFISAPTLSQQIRAIEREIGGPLLIRGSQGVELTAAGEVLLKNSRTVLEAAEIALRETRMVANPECAVFRLGVVNGAPSWLPARIESLLKARQPGARVVLTGGPTVDQVRLLDREDVDLAVLRMPVRLPEHLTSTAIAVEELGIVMSREHPLADRTTIEPVHLRGQELIMFARDSAPELHDSLLAQLRERGAAVALSESAMSHAQMLSLLPLRPAAIGLGSSRTATAPGLAWRPLHPHPLVISYVAAWRPAARNSALRAVAEVLATGSRLSP, translated from the coding sequence GTGGTCGAATTACGGCAGTTGCGGTATTTCGTGGCGGTAGCGGAGGAATTGCATTTCCGCCGGGCCGCGGAGCGGCTGTTCATCTCCGCGCCGACGCTCAGTCAGCAGATTCGGGCCATCGAGCGCGAGATCGGCGGGCCGCTGCTCATTCGCGGGTCGCAGGGTGTCGAATTGACCGCTGCCGGTGAGGTTTTGCTGAAGAACTCGCGCACGGTGCTGGAGGCGGCGGAGATCGCGCTGCGCGAGACGCGCATGGTCGCCAATCCCGAATGCGCCGTCTTCCGGCTCGGTGTGGTGAACGGTGCGCCGAGCTGGCTGCCCGCGCGCATCGAATCGCTGCTGAAGGCCCGGCAACCCGGCGCGCGCGTGGTGCTGACCGGCGGGCCCACCGTCGACCAGGTGCGTCTGCTCGATCGCGAGGATGTGGATCTCGCGGTGCTGCGCATGCCGGTACGCCTGCCCGAACACCTCACCAGCACCGCCATTGCGGTGGAGGAGCTGGGCATCGTCATGTCCCGCGAACATCCGCTCGCCGATCGCACCACCATCGAGCCGGTGCATCTGCGCGGTCAGGAACTGATCATGTTCGCCCGCGATTCCGCTCCCGAACTGCATGATTCGCTGCTCGCGCAGCTGCGCGAGCGGGGTGCGGCCGTCGCCCTCAGCGAGAGCGCCATGAGCCACGCCCAAATGCTCTCGCTGCTGCCGCTGCGCCCCGCCGCCATCGGCCTGGGCTCCTCGCGCACCGCCACCGCACCCGGATTGGCCTGGCGCCCACTGCATCCGCACCCGCTGGTCATCAGCTACGTCGCCGCCTGGCGCCCCGCCGCACGCAACTCCGCTCTGCGGGCCGTCGCCGAGGTGCTCGCCACCGGATCCCGGCTGTCGCCCTGA
- a CDS encoding SDR family oxidoreductase: protein MTHKGFDNQIGRSVVIGGGSGMGQAIADALLAAGSEVTIVGRSAERLADAVRELGDGKLEAIAADVSDEDQVRRLFDTVGTVDHVITTAADLRGAYGPVSTFDFGNGRGFLETKLIGSMLLAKHARLTPGGSLTFTSGIAAYRPAAGGAMVAAVNAALEGLARALAIELAPTRVNVLSPGWVETGVWDNMPWDDKADRLRAMADRLPAGRLGRPEDIAQAALSLLRNPFITGTVLHIDGGHRLV from the coding sequence ATGACACACAAGGGATTCGACAATCAGATCGGCCGCTCCGTGGTGATCGGCGGCGGTTCCGGTATGGGACAGGCGATTGCGGACGCACTGCTGGCCGCGGGCAGCGAGGTGACCATCGTCGGGCGCTCGGCCGAACGACTCGCCGACGCGGTCCGCGAACTCGGCGACGGCAAGCTCGAGGCCATCGCCGCGGACGTCAGCGATGAGGATCAGGTCCGCCGTCTCTTCGACACCGTCGGCACGGTCGATCACGTGATCACCACCGCCGCCGATCTGCGCGGAGCCTACGGGCCCGTAAGCACTTTCGATTTCGGGAACGGCCGCGGTTTCCTCGAGACTAAACTGATCGGCTCCATGCTGCTGGCCAAGCACGCCCGCCTCACACCCGGCGGCTCCCTCACCTTCACCTCCGGCATCGCCGCCTACCGCCCGGCCGCGGGCGGGGCCATGGTCGCCGCGGTGAATGCCGCCCTGGAGGGCCTGGCCCGCGCGCTCGCCATCGAACTCGCCCCGACCCGCGTGAATGTCCTCTCGCCCGGCTGGGTCGAAACCGGGGTCTGGGACAACATGCCCTGGGACGACAAGGCCGACCGCCTGCGCGCCATGGCCGACCGCCTCCCCGCAGGCCGCCTCGGCCGCCCGGAAGACATTGCGCAGGCAGCACTTTCGCTCCTGCGCAACCCCTTCATCACCGGCACCGTGCTCCATATCGACGGCGGCCACCGACTGGTCTGA
- a CDS encoding metal-dependent transcriptional regulator produces MPKLEYVPGKRDIATRRELADPSEPTGTLTAVATSVAPVLSSVAQDYLKVIWTAQEWSPEKVSTKLLAERIGVSASTVSEAVRKLADQGLVEHARYGAITLTEDGRRAAIAMVRRHRLIETFLVNELGYGWDEVHDEAEVLEHAVSETLMARIDAKLGYPDRDPHGDPIPSVDGAVPTPPARQLSDFGDGEIGRVARISDSDPAMLRYFDSLGIALDTPITVVERRDFAGTIAVRIEDRTIDLGSIAAEAIWLTHEN; encoded by the coding sequence GTGCCTAAGCTCGAGTACGTGCCTGGAAAACGAGACATCGCCACCCGTCGCGAGCTGGCCGATCCGTCCGAACCCACCGGTACCCTCACCGCCGTCGCGACCAGCGTTGCTCCCGTCCTGTCCTCCGTCGCACAGGACTATCTGAAGGTGATCTGGACCGCGCAGGAATGGTCGCCGGAGAAGGTGTCGACCAAGCTGCTCGCCGAACGCATCGGCGTGTCCGCGTCCACGGTCTCCGAGGCGGTCCGCAAGCTCGCCGATCAGGGCCTGGTCGAACATGCGCGCTACGGCGCCATCACCCTCACCGAGGACGGCCGCCGCGCCGCCATCGCCATGGTGCGCCGGCACCGGCTCATCGAGACCTTCCTGGTCAATGAGCTCGGCTACGGCTGGGACGAGGTGCACGACGAGGCGGAGGTGCTCGAGCACGCCGTCTCCGAAACGCTCATGGCGCGTATCGACGCCAAACTCGGCTATCCGGACCGGGATCCGCACGGTGACCCGATTCCCTCGGTGGACGGTGCGGTGCCGACGCCGCCCGCGCGGCAGCTCAGCGATTTCGGCGATGGCGAAATCGGGCGGGTGGCACGCATTTCCGACTCCGATCCCGCCATGCTGCGGTACTTCGATTCGCTCGGCATCGCCCTCGACACCCCGATCACGGTGGTGGAGCGGCGCGATTTCGCGGGCACCATCGCGGTGCGGATCGAGGACCGCACCATCGATCTCGGCAGCATTGCCGCCGAGGCCATCTGGCTGACCCACGAAAACTGA
- a CDS encoding bifunctional riboflavin kinase/FAD synthetase yields MQRWRSLDEMPAEWGRCVLTIGVFDGVHRGHAQLISRAVKSAAVRGVPSVLMTFDPHPVDVVRPGSHPPQLSTLHRRAELVEELGIDVFLVMPFTKDFMKLTPEQYVEQLLVDKLHVSEVVVGDNFTFGKQAAGTVDTMRELGTRFGFDVDGVQLLGEHAVTFSSTYIRACLSEGDVAAAAEALGRPHRVEGVVVHGDGRGKGLGFPTANVAPTMHGAIPADGVYAGWFSVLDAPGERRMAAISVGTNPTFDGRTRTVEPHILDFDGDLYEKHVAVDFVEQLRGMRKFESIEELVEAIGRDVEQTRKVLSAAGAVAE; encoded by the coding sequence GTGCAGAGATGGCGAAGTCTCGATGAGATGCCCGCGGAATGGGGCCGGTGTGTGCTCACGATCGGGGTGTTCGACGGCGTGCACCGCGGCCACGCCCAGCTCATCAGCCGTGCGGTGAAATCCGCTGCGGTGCGGGGTGTTCCGTCGGTCCTCATGACTTTCGATCCGCATCCGGTGGATGTGGTGCGGCCCGGCTCGCATCCGCCGCAGCTGTCCACCCTGCACCGCCGTGCGGAGCTGGTCGAAGAGCTCGGTATCGATGTCTTCCTGGTCATGCCGTTCACCAAAGATTTCATGAAGCTGACGCCCGAGCAATACGTCGAACAGCTGCTCGTGGACAAGCTGCACGTCTCCGAAGTGGTGGTCGGCGACAACTTCACCTTCGGTAAACAGGCGGCAGGCACGGTTGACACCATGCGCGAGCTCGGCACCCGCTTCGGGTTCGATGTGGACGGCGTCCAACTGCTCGGCGAACATGCCGTGACCTTCTCCTCGACCTATATTCGCGCCTGCCTCTCCGAGGGTGACGTCGCGGCCGCCGCCGAGGCGCTCGGCCGTCCGCATCGCGTCGAAGGCGTGGTCGTGCACGGCGACGGTCGCGGTAAGGGGCTCGGCTTCCCGACCGCCAATGTGGCCCCGACCATGCACGGCGCGATTCCCGCGGACGGTGTGTACGCCGGCTGGTTCAGCGTGCTGGACGCACCGGGGGAGCGGCGCATGGCGGCCATCTCGGTCGGCACCAATCCCACCTTCGACGGCCGCACCCGCACGGTCGAGCCGCATATCCTCGACTTCGACGGTGACCTGTACGAGAAGCATGTCGCGGTGGATTTCGTCGAACAGCTGCGCGGCATGCGCAAATTCGAGTCCATCGAGGAGTTGGTCGAGGCCATCGGCCGCGATGTCGAGCAGACCCGCAAGGTGCTGAGCGCGGCCGGAGCCGTCGCCGAATAG
- the rpsO gene encoding 30S ribosomal protein S15 — protein sequence MALTTEQKKAILAEYGLHPTDTGSPEAQIAMLSKRISDLTEHLKVHKHDHHTRHGLLALIGRRRRLSKYLQANDIARYRSLIERLGLRR from the coding sequence GTGGCGTTGACCACCGAGCAGAAGAAGGCCATCCTGGCCGAGTACGGCCTGCACCCGACGGACACCGGTTCTCCGGAAGCCCAGATCGCGATGCTGTCCAAGCGGATTTCCGATCTCACCGAGCACCTCAAGGTGCACAAGCACGACCACCACACGCGCCACGGTCTGCTTGCGCTGATCGGTCGCCGTCGCCGGCTCTCGAAGTACCTGCAGGCCAACGACATCGCGCGCTACCGTTCGCTGATCGAGCGTCTGGGCCTGCGTCGCTAG